The DNA sequence aatgaaactttcagggatgggtctacaggataaaatatgtcccaggaaggtattttgaagtacttatctctactccttctccctcttgagAGCAAAATTTGTATGGGCAATATAATTTTGATGACTTCAGTTGTGGAAGAAAGTGGAGAACAATGCTTAGCACTCAAATGTAAGAGTGcctaaacttgaatataagctGGTGCATGAAATCTTTAGGGGTCTGGATTTGTAGGACTGCAAGGGCAGATGCAGATGtgggtcaatgttcctattacctgaacaattgtttagggttatgaaactattgttaatagatgcattttgacctttggaacatcttttctctcttgcaaaacttccacaaactcaccattatggagttattctggcccaaatatcctgtatttacacatagaattgcaatcatttccatttttgttgattggatatttgaaattgcaaattgtGCAAAATTGCACAagtctgtaatagtttagaaacaaatttgggctatatatttgcacatcagggggggggggggggtaaagcatagcatatattaaatacataaactaaccattgctgtatataatatatgctaatctttaaccccccccccctaatgtgcaaatatataataactccttaatggtgagtttgcagtaattttgcaagagagaaaatatgttcaaaaagtcaaaatgcatctattaacaatagtttcatgaccccaaACAATTGTTCaagtaataggaacattgacccaGAAGTCAATGTTGTGACCCAGAATCCTACTTGTTTTCTAGAATAATTTTAAAGTCTTATTTTTTCTGTTCTAGTTCATCAATAGGAGTTTGGAAAGTCTTCTATTGATCTTGATGTGCTAGAGTTGAGGAAGTAGAGAACAGTGCTCACATGTATAACTACAAATTTTGGCTCATTGTCCTTCAAACCATCATGTCCATGTGACCCTAGGTAGCCTACTCCCCTCAATGGCATTGCATCCAAATTTCAATGCCAATAAGTTGAAGCATCCAATCTGTATGCCTTCTGAAATGATACACACTATACAAAATAAGACCCAAATAGGCCTAATAaaaatttacccattttttcaaagataagctttaccttaaattatcttaaattgcaacttggaccaatttattagaaaagaattagggtaaaattctagttaattgacttcttgctatctcaggaaaatgaaactttcagggatgggtctacagactaaagtatatcccgggaaggtattttaaagtacccacctccactcctccctagaaggggccctgaaatttgcctacatgacaggtctatacctattaaaattttgacaaaacaacattttaccttaattttcagttactagttgctttttctctgcctttagttcttaaaatgcaattcctgttattttagtagaattttgagccatatcagtgttattttttcaaaatttaggaaatgtatgtgcatatctttaaaaccttataaaatggaattgagcaaagttatgaagctgaaaacaattttgttgcacTTCAATTAAgctgaagatctattttgcaaggtttcacttttacaacacatgtatttttaaaggtcatcaaaggtcagggccctctagagggagaaggagtggatgtagttgcttcaaaataccttcccggtaCATACTTTAGTCTGAACCTAAActgtttctgagatagcaagaagtcaattaactagaattttaccaaagattAGCTTGTTTTAACCAGAATCATTCAAGGATTTCTCATCTGGTAGGTTGAACTTCCCAGCATTAGGCTATTGGcaaccaaaaaaagtttaaaaattagttATCCAAGGGCTTGTCAATTTAGACAAAAGGACACTGTTTGAAGAGTTGCCTAAATAGCTTAATACTTAGAGGCTAGGCCAAAAGGAGTCAGTATGGATCAGTCTTTGCTAAAgatagaaaatatacaaaattaagttttaatatcattttctaAAGAACAGTTGGCTATACTGACACCGCTGTTGTCTATTTGAGAACCTAGATTAGTCACCTAATGATTTCCCCATCATTCTCTTACAAGAAatacaaaactctaaaatactaGAGGATACAAACGTTTAACTCACAAAATCTGATTATAAGAGATAAGttgtacccccctccctccagccttagtttcttctaaataaaatGTTACTGTTGttaaataactaaaattaaaaaagctttatGCCCGTTCCACATTATAGTCACATCTGTCgataaaaatgcaaatatttacGAGCTACTCTGGATTTTACCGTCACACTTCACCATTTTCCTCAAGAagcaaaagatttaaaatttttaaccatGGATGTCCATGCAGTTTTTGCTTCAATGGTCATGTTCTCTGCTGTTGCTGGCTATATGTATTTGAATTCTGGGCAGTCACCTCAGCCAACAAACATAGCTCCTGTTACCAGTAAATATATCTAAGTCCTGATACTAGCTTGTATCTAGGCCTAACTCAGTCCTTTTTATTCTCAATAGTTAACTAGCCTATCTGACTAGTGTATTTCCTTCATATGATTCGTAAATCTTAATGCGTGATTAACATGAGGAATAAGATATTTGTGGTAGAATATAAGAtgaagaatttttgttttctttaaagtagCCTATTTGAGCTTCATCCCTTTCTTGACAATATCCAAGGAAACTTAATTAAGTTCTAAAATTTACttagaaacaatataaaatactTTCTAAAGGCTCTTTCTTCCCTTTAACCTGCTACTACAGTGCTGAAATTTTAGGAAGTTGACAAATGAATTGGGGGGTAGGATcttgtgaaataaaataaatttattaccttaaattgcagccccAAGCAACCTAAGTATCCCTCCTTGTAGAGCTCCAGAATTATGACTTGAATTGTATACAAAGTTCattaacttttttaaagttctCATATCAGCTCTTTGTATATGAgctcataatttataaaattaaggCTTAAGGGGTCTGATTACTCAGGCTtgattattaatctaagagtaaaaatttaaaccacacaccttcctaaaaccacactgttcttttcttaaaactttatcttcagcatctctaagtctaaaaaatgtCAATCATACTAAGGAATTTGTTTCCCAGAGGACCTAGGCTAATTCTTTTATAAtcaccacactcactcttattatgttttttttttattgaaggaaTTAATTAGAGTTTTCCTACAATTGCAATGTActtccctttttaagaaatcATGTTCACAATCTTCAGTATTTATATGGCATAGCCACCatattaaaaaaggaagaaaacagcTAATCTGCCAAATTATTAGTACCTGAGgcctaattaatttttaatccatTTAGTACTAtctctaattcttcctcataaaATAATCTTCCTTCATTCTTTTCTACATCATTTCCTGTAAAAGTTTAGcactttttcaaaatgttctaccCATCATGTTTTCATAACTTTATTGTTTTCTTCTGAGGAGGCCAACCACTATACCAGTGTTAACATTAGCCTAATTAAATATGATTTCAAAAATTGACAACAAAGAATGGAAacatgaaaatttgctttacaAAGGAATCATGCATATAATTCAATAAGAGTTCATTAGGCCTATTATAACATTTTCTGTATAAGCTAGGCCAAGTATacagaaaacacatttttttttgtagctctGCATACAGCCTTGCATAAGGATTTATCTGGAACAACTAGGGGAGGAGAGGGGTTCTCTAATTAGCACACAGCTTACTACATTTGGAAATGTTGAGGCAGATTTGagtgatattttaattttgtgaagcagtaaaattctactttagctactattggctatcttggaaagggtttatgttaggaaaataaaactttcaacaaTGGTTCTATGAAGGTAatttaaagtacctacctcctCTCCTTCTAGGCTACATGTAGAGGGTCCTGACTGGTAAATTTATGACAgctcatattattgacttaccagtAAAGTGAATGTagcacttgatgccttttttacactttttataaatataataattgcttttattgCTAATTCAAagttaagcactttttgacctaaccttattataaataattttggcgctgagaaaatgtagtatttttttgtcaaagacAACCAAGATAACAgtgctgagaaaatgtagcattattttgtcaGAACTCAACCAATAACTCatacttaaattgaatatttgtcatttttaagagctcaaaaagtgcttaaatttgaatttacaataggagcaattattatattcataaagagcataaaaaaaggaatcatgtggtatgttcacttttatagtaagtcaataatatgagctgtcataaatttacctgctgacctttaaaaatccaTGTATTATAAaggtgaaaccttacaaaataggtCTTATAATTTAAAGTGTacataaaagtaaatataaagaATAGTTTGAAACAATATAAAGTACTTCCTAAAGGCTCTTTCTTCCCTTCAACCTGCTACTAATGGAACAGTAAGTCCCTATAGCCTAAATCTCTTTGTTGataataaaaaccaaaagagGTAGGCTACCATCATATTCTTCATTTCATGCAATTTCAAAATATGAGTGACATTTTCATAAGACCATCCCTCCCCCCTGATGTATTCAAATGTAGTCTTATAGACTGTATAAAACTCAGATAACAAAAGTTTTCTAGGATTACTGTAATTTCTGCCTTGTAATATATCTTCATCATATTTTGCCCCATAAATAAGGTAGGTGAATGTATAACAGCAATTGTTTGGATAACTTTTGTAGCTAGgagtttattttattacttaatatGTCTTCTAATTCAGACTCTAAATGCACTGATTGCTTATTTGGCAAATATAGACCAACaccctttgtttttttgtactaTCAATTAAGTCAATCCgactaaaaaaagcaagtcaTCAAAGCTTTCGTAAGGACCTTGTCATGCACTATATTTTGGAAATTGGTTCATTTTCAAGAATAGAGATTAGTAGGCTACAATTGAGATGATTTAAAACCTATTTTGAGTTATCTTAAGGCTAATTAAAGaaatttgttgttctttttatgtttatacCATCCACTCTGTCTTAAACAAATGGACTATAGATATGTTACGTAAGaatatgttcgtttttttgtcaaattgtcTATAGTTAACATTAAATTAGTCTCAGACTGtaattttttagtcttttttttcttataactgCTTAACATTTTTAATATCGTTATTAACTAACCTATAATTTCAGGTAATACACGCCGCAAGAGAAGATGGTGGACTCGCCCAATCTACTCTGAGGATCAGAGGAGAAACCAGGGTCAACATGACAATCTAATGAAGGAACTAATTTTGTCAAATGACAATGTGAAGTATTGGAAATTCTTAAGAATGAATAAAGTTTCTTTTGATatcttattagaaaaaattcagccagaaatagaaagaaaagacaCTAAATTCAGAAAAGCAATTATACCAGGAGTACGACTGGCCATCACACTTCGCTACTTAGCTGAAGGATGCAGCCAGGATGATTTAAGCTTTGGTTTCAGAGTTGGACGGTCAACTGTGTCTGGGAttattaaaaacacttgttCAGCCCTTATTAATGCTttgaaaaacgactatttaccACCTGTTAGTGAGGGCTCTTGGAAAACAAATGCAGATGATTTTGAGGCTAGATGGCAATTTCCTCATTGTATAGGAGCCATTGATGGAAAGCATATAAATATTGAGTGTCCAAATTTGAGTGGAAGTGAATTTCGAaattataaatcttttttttccattgttttgttGGCAGTTGCAGATGCAAGCTACAAATTTGTCTATGTAGATATTGGGGCACCTGGGAGTGACAGTGATGGTGGTATTTTTGCCTCCTCTTCTTTGGGCAAAAGTTTAGAGCGGAATTTAGCAAATCTACCTCCCCCAGAACCAATAATTAATGGAGGTTCACCAGTTCCATATTTTTTACTTGGTGATGAAGcctttcctttaaaaaattatctgatGAAGCCATTTGCTGGAAGAAAATTAAACAGACTACCACAAGAATTTAATGATGAGCCTGCTATTACACGTAAAATCTACAACTATCGACAAGCAAGGGCAAGAAGAGTTGTAGAAAATGCTTTTGGGATATTGGCTACAAAGTGGCGGATTTTCAGAAGACCCATTGTAACTAATTATGAAACAATTACTAAAATAGTTTATGCTGCATGTTTGCTTCATAATTTTATGCAGATGCAAGACTGTTCTCTGCCAGCTGCAAGTAGGTACTGTCCCCCAGGCTACACAGACTCTGACACAGCTGAGGGCACATGGAGGAATGAAGGCTTTGGTGACCACTTACAATCTACTCGAAGGATAGGTAGTAACAACCCGTCAAGATCAGCAATTGATAATAGAGACCAGATTGCAAATTACTTTGTTTCTCCACTTGGGCAGATACCATACCAGTGGGTACATATCAATAGAGGCAAAGATTAGATTTGTATGCAATTAATTATGTGAAGTTGTTCTACATTGTGAAGCCTAGTTTTGtgaattctagtttagctaattttcactatcttggaaagggaataggttacaagaatgaaactcagtaattaatccagggtcaaaaacatactctgggaaggtactgccaagcttctatgtcaacccttttctgatttctaagtcttagaaaattgcttactcaaaaggttcaattatcagtttcttttactctggctttagctcttaaaatgcaattccttttatttgagtagcattttaagccatatcaatgtttttttttcaaaatttaggaaatgtatttacatatctttaaaaccttataaagtggattgaggaaagctgtgaaacagtttctttgtactccatgtaAGCAGACCTTCCCAGGGCATACTTTAGaatttagacccatccctgaaagtttttttctaatctcaccccctggtgctcttttacacattgtataaattgtgaagaaatgcctgccCTCTTATTTAACAGAATtggctaaaagtcttagaaatatcttatatcaaaatacacctgatacagtttaattttttagagatgacacagaatagcattaaagctgag is a window from the Artemia franciscana chromosome 17, ASM3288406v1, whole genome shotgun sequence genome containing:
- the LOC136037632 gene encoding uncharacterized protein LOC136037632; amino-acid sequence: MDVHAVFASMVMFSAVAGYMYLNSGQSPQPTNIAPVTSNTRRKRRWWTRPIYSEDQRRNQGQHDNLMKELILSNDNVKYWKFLRMNKVSFDILLEKIQPEIERKDTKFRKAIIPGVRLAITLRYLAEGCSQDDLSFGFRVGRSTVSGIIKNTCSALINALKNDYLPPVSEGSWKTNADDFEARWQFPHCIGAIDGKHINIECPNLSGSEFRNYKSFFSIVLLAVADASYKFVYVDIGAPGSDSDGGIFASSSLGKSLERNLANLPPPEPIINGGSPVPYFLLGDEAFPLKNYLMKPFAGRKLNRLPQEFNDEPAITRKIYNYRQARARRVVENAFGILATKWRIFRRPIVTNYETITKIVYAACLLHNFMQMQDCSLPAASRYCPPGYTDSDTAEGTWRNEGFGDHLQSTRRIGSNNPSRSAIDNRDQIANYFVSPLGQIPYQWVHINRGKD